In a single window of the Paenibacillus sp. MMS20-IR301 genome:
- the treR gene encoding trehalose operon repressor: protein MRENIYLQIYNDYSGRIHSGQLLPGAKLPSESELAEAYGTSRETVRKALNLLFREGYIHKIKGRGSFVLDMTRMDFPVSGLISFKEMADTLGVPSRTLVEETLKEAAGPVLSRQLQIPQEDLIWKVIRTREIEGERIILDKDYFRADMVPFLSAELAAGSIYEYLEGELGLKISYAKKLISVEPSAAEDHRLLDLKQHTHIVVVRNYVYLENTVLFQYTESRHRLDKFQFVEFARRVRR from the coding sequence ATGAGAGAAAATATATATTTGCAAATCTATAATGATTACAGCGGCCGCATCCATTCCGGCCAGCTGCTTCCGGGAGCCAAGCTGCCGTCCGAAAGTGAACTGGCCGAAGCCTACGGCACATCCCGGGAGACGGTGCGCAAAGCGCTGAACCTGCTGTTCCGCGAAGGTTATATTCACAAGATTAAAGGCAGGGGCTCCTTCGTGCTGGACATGACCCGGATGGATTTTCCCGTGAGCGGCCTGATTTCATTCAAGGAAATGGCGGATACGCTGGGCGTTCCCTCACGGACCCTGGTGGAGGAGACCTTGAAGGAAGCTGCCGGCCCCGTGCTGTCCAGGCAGCTGCAGATTCCGCAGGAGGACCTGATCTGGAAAGTGATCCGGACCAGAGAGATAGAGGGCGAGCGGATTATTCTGGATAAGGACTATTTCCGCGCGGATATGGTCCCTTTCCTGAGCGCAGAGCTTGCCGCAGGCTCCATTTATGAATATTTGGAGGGGGAGCTTGGCCTGAAGATCAGTTATGCCAAAAAGCTGATCTCCGTCGAGCCGTCGGCCGCAGAGGATCACCGGCTGCTCGATTTGAAACAGCATACGCATATTGTCGTTGTGCGGAACTACGTTTATCTGGAGAACACAGTGCTGTTCCAGTATACGGAGTCCAGACACCGGCTGGATAAGTTCCAGTTCGTGGAGTTCGCCAGACGGGTGCGGCGGTAA